From Rhodopseudomonas palustris, a single genomic window includes:
- a CDS encoding alpha/beta fold hydrolase, with protein sequence MAKLARLLAPGIVALLLTATSALADPIAPAGKAIGQDAGGRTIYQVDANGISIGYRLIGQGAPMVMIMGLGGTAENWPPQVVEALSKNHQLILMDNRGMGHSTANDTTFSYPLFAADVIGLLDALKVERSDVLGYSMGSTITQELLLEYPTRFNKALIHATSTDGSNVAKALHGRVPADPIVARQVEATTHWKTPLDKLPAIPNQVMLVVGTADDVVGTDSSKTIASAIPGAWLVQFKGATHHLMYETPDGFSAAALTFFETNETVTPKIEPNASVAPPPAQP encoded by the coding sequence ATGGCCAAGCTCGCTCGCTTGCTCGCTCCTGGTATCGTCGCACTCCTGCTCACCGCAACCTCCGCCCTCGCCGATCCGATCGCACCGGCCGGCAAGGCGATCGGCCAGGACGCGGGCGGTCGCACGATCTATCAGGTCGACGCCAACGGCATCTCGATCGGCTACAGGCTGATCGGCCAGGGCGCGCCGATGGTGATGATCATGGGGCTCGGCGGCACCGCCGAGAACTGGCCGCCCCAGGTGGTCGAGGCGCTGTCGAAGAACCATCAGCTGATCCTGATGGACAATCGCGGCATGGGGCACTCGACCGCCAACGACACCACCTTCAGCTATCCGTTGTTCGCCGCCGACGTGATCGGCCTGCTCGACGCGCTCAAGGTCGAACGCAGCGACGTGCTCGGCTATTCGATGGGCAGCACCATCACCCAGGAACTGCTGCTGGAATATCCCACCCGCTTCAACAAGGCGCTGATCCACGCCACCTCGACCGACGGCAGCAACGTCGCCAAGGCGCTGCACGGAAGGGTGCCGGCCGACCCGATCGTGGCGCGGCAGGTCGAAGCCACTACTCACTGGAAGACCCCGCTCGACAAGCTGCCGGCGATCCCCAATCAGGTGATGCTGGTGGTCGGCACCGCCGACGATGTGGTCGGCACCGACAGCTCGAAGACGATCGCCTCCGCGATTCCGGGAGCGTGGCTGGTCCAGTTCAAGGGCGCCACGCACCATCTGATGTACGAGACCCCCGACGGCTTCTCGGCAGCGGCGCTGACGTTCTTCGAGACCAACGAGACCGTGACCCCGAAGATCGAGCCGAACGCCTCCGTCGCTCCGCCACCCGCGCAGCCATGA
- a CDS encoding DUF2283 domain-containing protein yields the protein MIDSSYDPKADAVYITVGKGTFAETLEAGPFIYDVDAEGRVLGIEILSASRVLAPGDWKKAGLPNRSRSAAAE from the coding sequence ATGATTGATTCAAGCTATGATCCCAAGGCCGATGCGGTTTATATCACCGTCGGTAAGGGCACGTTCGCGGAAACGTTGGAAGCCGGGCCTTTCATCTACGACGTTGATGCGGAAGGGCGCGTCCTTGGCATCGAGATCTTGTCCGCCAGCAGGGTATTGGCGCCCGGAGACTGGAAAAAAGCCGGTCTGCCCAACAGATCCCGCAGCGCCGCGGCCGAATAG
- a CDS encoding sulfate transporter family protein, producing MLDAAFKALTQILSPPMRSILWRSVGFALALIAVAAIGLQRLLSWAATSSELWAEAALGGFQTPLNILSWVLSIAAGLGIVVGAVFLMPAVTSLVAGIFVDEAAEQVERASYPHEAPGVALPIGLATWETVKTALLTILVYLVALPFLFFAGAGAIVFFVATAWLLGREYFELAAMRFRPAPEAKAMRRDNATTVFIGGLIIAAFVSIPIVNLATPLFGMAFMVHLHKRLSGSRPEVIAPDQRSMLR from the coding sequence ATGCTCGACGCCGCCTTCAAGGCGCTCACCCAAATTCTGTCGCCGCCGATGCGCTCGATCCTGTGGCGCTCGGTCGGCTTTGCGCTGGCGTTGATCGCGGTGGCGGCGATCGGATTGCAGCGACTGCTGAGCTGGGCCGCCACATCGAGCGAGCTCTGGGCCGAGGCGGCGCTGGGCGGCTTCCAGACCCCGCTGAATATCCTGTCATGGGTGCTGTCGATTGCCGCCGGGCTTGGCATCGTGGTCGGCGCGGTGTTCCTGATGCCGGCCGTGACCTCGCTAGTCGCCGGCATCTTCGTCGACGAAGCCGCCGAGCAGGTCGAGCGCGCATCCTATCCGCATGAAGCTCCGGGCGTCGCGCTGCCGATCGGCCTCGCCACCTGGGAGACGGTGAAGACCGCGTTGCTGACCATTCTGGTCTACCTCGTGGCGCTGCCGTTTTTGTTCTTCGCGGGCGCCGGCGCGATCGTATTCTTCGTCGCCACCGCCTGGCTGCTCGGCCGGGAATATTTCGAGCTCGCCGCGATGCGCTTCCGTCCTGCGCCGGAAGCCAAGGCGATGCGGCGCGACAACGCCACCACGGTTTTCATCGGCGGTCTGATCATCGCCGCCTTCGTGTCGATCCCGATCGTCAACCTGGCGACGCCGCTGTTCGGCATGGCCTTCATGGTGCATCTGCACAAGCGGCTGTCGGGATCGCGCCCCGAAGTGATCGCGCCGGATCAGCGCAGCATGCTGCGCTGA
- the bchO gene encoding alpha/beta fold hydrolase BchO: MATATVRSDLGPDWERDGHDWPNRHGSSFVRAAGLRWHVQQIGHGPALLLLHGTGASTHSWRHLAPLLAEHFTVIAPDLPGHGFSETPERARMSLDGMASGLAALLHTLGHRPVVVGGHSAGAAVLARMCLDGGIAPAALVSLNGALLPIGGRAGRWMLPLARLLAASAMVPRLVARFARTQGMVERMIADTGSTLDPQGVELYRRLVCSPGHVAAALTMMAGWRLERLAAELPQLAPRLLLIAGSNDRTIASSDAERVKTMVPGARTVIMPGLGHLAHEERPQDVAGLIVEFARDHGALPPELAAAE; the protein is encoded by the coding sequence ATGGCGACGGCGACAGTCCGGTCCGACCTCGGGCCCGATTGGGAGCGTGACGGACACGATTGGCCAAACCGCCACGGCAGCAGCTTCGTGCGTGCGGCCGGCTTGCGCTGGCACGTGCAGCAGATCGGCCATGGCCCCGCACTGCTGCTACTTCACGGCACCGGCGCGTCGACGCATTCGTGGCGGCACTTGGCGCCGCTGCTCGCCGAGCATTTCACGGTGATCGCGCCCGACCTTCCCGGCCACGGCTTCAGCGAAACGCCCGAGCGCGCCCGGATGTCGCTCGACGGGATGGCGTCGGGTCTCGCCGCGCTGCTGCACACGCTGGGGCACCGTCCGGTGGTGGTGGGCGGGCATTCGGCCGGAGCCGCCGTGCTGGCGCGGATGTGTCTCGACGGCGGCATCGCGCCGGCCGCGCTCGTCAGCCTCAACGGCGCGCTGCTGCCGATCGGCGGGCGCGCCGGGCGCTGGATGCTGCCGCTGGCGCGGCTGCTGGCGGCAAGCGCGATGGTGCCGCGCCTGGTGGCGCGGTTCGCCCGGACGCAGGGCATGGTGGAACGGATGATCGCCGACACTGGGTCGACGCTCGATCCGCAGGGCGTCGAGCTGTATCGCCGGCTGGTGTGCAGTCCGGGTCATGTCGCGGCGGCGCTGACCATGATGGCGGGATGGCGGCTGGAGCGGCTGGCCGCCGAGCTGCCGCAGCTCGCGCCGCGCCTGCTGCTGATCGCCGGCAGCAACGACAGGACCATCGCGTCGAGCGACGCCGAGCGAGTGAAGACGATGGTCCCCGGCGCCCGCACCGTAATCATGCCCGGGCTCGGCCATCTCGCCCATGAGGAACGCCCGCAGGATGTCGCCGGGCTAATCGTCGAGTTCGCCCGCGACCACGGCGCGCTGCCCCCGGAGCTCGCTGCGGCCGAGTGA
- the lepA gene encoding translation elongation factor 4 — MTTVPIDNIRNFSIVAHIDHGKSTLADRLIQITGGMSDREMAGKEQVLDSMDIERERGITIKAQTVRLNYRAKDGKDYIFNLMDTPGHVDFAYEVSRSLAACEGSLLVVDASQGVEAQTLANVYHALDANHEIVPVLNKVDLPAAEPEKIKQQIEDVIGLDASDAVMISAKTGLGVPDVLEAIVTRLPPPKGDREATLKALLVDSWYDVYLGVVVLVRVVDGVLKKGQRIRMMGTGAAYDVERVGFFTPKMVNVDELGPGEVGFITAAIKEVADTRVGDTITDDKKPITEMLPGFKPAIPVVFCGLFPVDADDFETLRGAMGKLRLNDASFSFEMETSAALGFGFRCGFLGLLHLEIIQERLSREFDLNLIATAPSVIYHMKLTDGTEMEIHNPVDMPDVVKIAEIQEPWIEATILTPDEYLGSVLKLCQDRRGNQKELTYVGARAMVKYDLPLNEVVFDFYDRLKSVSKGYASFDYHLTDYKPADLVKMQILVNAEPVDALSMLVHRTRAEGRGRAMVEKMKELIPPHMFQIPIQAAIGGKVIARETVRALRKDVTAKCYGGDITRKRKLLEKQKEGKKKMRQFGKVDIPQEAFIAALKVDG; from the coding sequence ATGACCACCGTCCCGATCGACAACATCCGCAACTTCTCCATCGTCGCCCATATCGACCATGGAAAGTCGACGCTCGCCGACCGCCTGATCCAGATCACCGGCGGCATGTCCGACCGTGAAATGGCCGGCAAGGAGCAGGTGCTCGATTCGATGGACATCGAGCGCGAGCGCGGCATCACCATCAAGGCGCAGACCGTGCGCCTGAACTACCGCGCCAAGGACGGCAAGGACTACATCTTCAATCTGATGGACACGCCCGGCCACGTCGACTTCGCCTACGAAGTGTCGCGGTCGCTGGCCGCCTGCGAGGGCTCGCTGCTGGTGGTCGACGCCAGCCAGGGCGTCGAGGCGCAGACGCTCGCCAACGTCTATCACGCGCTCGACGCCAATCACGAAATCGTCCCGGTGCTCAACAAGGTCGACCTGCCGGCCGCCGAGCCGGAGAAGATCAAGCAGCAGATCGAGGACGTCATCGGCCTCGACGCCTCCGACGCGGTGATGATCTCGGCCAAGACCGGCCTCGGCGTGCCCGACGTGCTGGAGGCGATCGTCACCCGGCTGCCGCCGCCGAAGGGCGACCGCGAAGCGACCCTGAAGGCGCTGCTGGTCGATAGCTGGTACGACGTCTATCTCGGCGTCGTGGTGCTGGTGCGCGTGGTCGACGGCGTGCTCAAGAAGGGCCAGCGCATCCGGATGATGGGCACCGGCGCCGCTTACGACGTCGAGCGGGTCGGCTTCTTCACGCCCAAGATGGTCAATGTCGACGAGCTCGGCCCCGGCGAGGTCGGCTTCATCACCGCGGCGATCAAGGAAGTCGCCGACACCCGCGTCGGCGACACCATCACCGACGACAAGAAGCCGATCACCGAGATGCTGCCCGGCTTCAAGCCGGCGATCCCTGTGGTGTTCTGCGGCCTGTTCCCGGTCGACGCCGACGATTTCGAAACGCTGCGCGGCGCGATGGGCAAGTTGCGACTGAACGACGCCAGCTTCTCGTTCGAGATGGAAACCTCAGCCGCGCTCGGCTTCGGCTTCCGCTGCGGCTTCCTGGGCCTGTTGCATCTGGAGATCATCCAGGAGCGGCTGAGCCGCGAGTTCGATCTCAACCTGATCGCGACCGCGCCGAGCGTGATCTATCACATGAAACTCACCGACGGCACCGAGATGGAGATCCACAACCCGGTCGACATGCCGGACGTGGTCAAGATCGCCGAGATTCAGGAGCCGTGGATCGAAGCCACCATCCTGACGCCCGACGAATATCTCGGCAGCGTGCTGAAGCTGTGCCAGGACCGCCGCGGCAATCAGAAGGAACTGACCTACGTCGGCGCCCGCGCGATGGTGAAGTACGACCTGCCGCTCAACGAGGTGGTGTTCGACTTCTACGACCGGCTGAAGAGCGTGTCGAAGGGCTACGCCTCGTTCGACTATCACCTCACCGACTACAAGCCGGCAGATCTCGTCAAGATGCAGATCCTGGTCAACGCCGAGCCGGTCGACGCGCTGTCGATGCTGGTGCACCGGACGCGCGCCGAAGGCCGCGGCCGCGCCATGGTCGAGAAGATGAAAGAGCTGATCCCGCCGCACATGTTCCAGATCCCGATCCAGGCGGCGATCGGCGGCAAGGTGATCGCCCGCGAAACCGTCCGCGCCCTGCGCAAGGACGTCACCGCCAAATGCTACGGCGGCGACATCACGAGAAAGCGCAAACTTCTGGAGAAGCAGAAGGAGGGCAAGAAGAAGATGCGGCAGTTCGGCAAGGTCGACATCCCGCAAGAGGCGTTCATTGCGGCGCTGAAGGTGGATGGGTGA
- a CDS encoding glycosyltransferase family 39 protein, which translates to MSAKSPPRRAFAPLTRWLDALLDPKRQELTVVWTLLAYMAIWTAYRIIATWPRDLHADETELYGWSRDLALGTDKHPPFSAWVARAWFTLVPPSDLSVHLLATANIALTLYIAWRTMRRYMDADKSLFGLALLTLIPFFNFIALKYNANAVLLPLWALTIHCFLRALEGRAALWAALAGVFAGASMLGKYWSIVLVVALGLAALIDPRRGRFFGSMAPWLMILCGGAVLAPHLWWLYAHDFPTLSYAEAHEAGSFADNLRDTLGYLAGCVGYAAVALIVAALLLRPSRAALADIAWPADPQRRTILIAQVLLIVAAVPVALVTGIRIVPLWAMPAYTLLPIVLLASPLIAVGRETVRRGLIVASAVSLGSLALSPAVALVIHLSDPPGPFEYASLLAEHVEREWRRNSDRPVPLVAGETVLAGNTAFYLRTDTKGFETADVAALKQRAEANGAVLVCPADNGGCIATAERIVAGQPQILRGKVWLSRPLFGQPGGRVSDVFFLVLPAGTSAK; encoded by the coding sequence ATGTCCGCCAAGTCCCCTCCCCGCCGCGCATTCGCCCCGCTGACGCGCTGGCTCGATGCCCTGCTCGATCCCAAGCGGCAGGAGCTTACCGTCGTCTGGACGCTGCTTGCCTATATGGCGATCTGGACGGCCTATCGGATCATCGCCACCTGGCCGCGCGATCTGCATGCCGACGAGACCGAGCTGTACGGCTGGTCGCGGGATCTGGCGCTCGGTACCGACAAGCACCCGCCGTTCTCGGCCTGGGTGGCGCGCGCCTGGTTCACGCTGGTTCCGCCGTCCGATCTGTCGGTTCACCTGCTGGCGACCGCCAATATCGCGCTGACGCTGTACATCGCCTGGCGGACGATGCGCCGCTACATGGACGCCGACAAGTCGCTGTTCGGGCTGGCGCTGCTGACGCTGATCCCGTTCTTCAATTTCATTGCGCTGAAATACAACGCCAATGCGGTGCTGCTGCCGCTGTGGGCGCTGACCATCCATTGTTTCCTGCGGGCGCTGGAAGGCCGCGCCGCGCTGTGGGCGGCGCTTGCGGGGGTGTTCGCCGGTGCTTCGATGCTCGGCAAATACTGGTCGATCGTGCTGGTTGTCGCGCTCGGGCTGGCGGCGCTGATCGACCCGCGGCGCGGCCGGTTCTTCGGATCAATGGCGCCGTGGCTGATGATCCTGTGCGGCGGCGCGGTGCTGGCGCCGCATCTGTGGTGGCTCTACGCCCACGACTTCCCGACGCTGTCCTACGCGGAGGCGCACGAGGCCGGCAGCTTCGCCGACAATCTGCGCGACACGCTGGGCTATCTGGCCGGCTGCGTCGGCTATGCGGCGGTGGCGCTGATCGTCGCGGCGCTGCTGCTGCGGCCGTCGCGCGCGGCGCTGGCCGACATCGCCTGGCCGGCCGATCCGCAGCGTCGCACCATCCTGATCGCGCAGGTGCTGCTGATCGTCGCCGCGGTGCCGGTGGCGCTCGTCACCGGCATCCGCATCGTGCCGCTGTGGGCGATGCCGGCCTACACGCTGCTGCCGATCGTGCTGTTGGCCTCGCCGCTGATCGCGGTCGGGCGAGAGACGGTGCGGCGCGGCCTGATCGTCGCCTCCGCGGTGTCGCTCGGCTCGCTGGCGCTGTCGCCGGCGGTGGCGCTGGTGATTCATCTCAGCGATCCGCCGGGACCGTTCGAATACGCCTCGCTGCTGGCCGAGCATGTCGAGCGCGAATGGCGCCGGAACAGCGACCGGCCGGTGCCGCTGGTCGCAGGCGAAACCGTGCTGGCCGGCAACACCGCCTTTTATCTGCGCACCGACACCAAGGGCTTCGAAACGGCGGATGTCGCGGCGCTGAAGCAGCGGGCCGAGGCGAATGGTGCCGTGCTGGTGTGTCCGGCGGACAATGGCGGTTGCATCGCCACCGCCGAGCGGATCGTCGCCGGCCAGCCGCAGATCCTGCGCGGCAAGGTGTGGCTCAGCCGGCCGCTGTTCGGCCAGCCCGGCGGGCGGGTGAGC
- the aceK gene encoding bifunctional isocitrate dehydrogenase kinase/phosphatase — protein sequence MTATISHPRARPLGAAEIEHATRIAEPDFDLLDALYRTDDPDDQARLLARVVLSAFDNYYAVSRRIPALAQAAFEARDWPVTVRLSKIRIGLYTACIDQLVPLLKAGLPELTTDEQLWPAAEAELLAAIEGRYEADFAFAFWQSLRRKLVSDEWRPVSYDAGATARRTISAAAVLKTTTTTLPITAEVIAGILDDAGFSVPWRDRDGDAALAAQAIETALEPLSPRPGEPVKIEIADSGFFRNRGACLVGRIKLRDRGDMPMRSLPLLIALLNEKDGLVVDAVLTDSDELQYAFSSTLANYHATNPRYHELARLLHELMPKRPLGTQYSCIGFHHLGKVAVMAEILAEHRKTKEKLATAPGFKGTVAIAFTMPSSAYVLKIIRDHPTDDYKFDYFDGLDEVLRKYNLVHEIDRAGSMLDNIIYSNVKLDRAMFAPDLLDELLEAGIGTVTLDRGALVFRHLIVQIKLTPLPLYLANASAAEARAAVINLGDCIKNNAAADIFNKDLDGRNYGVSRIRKVYLFDYDAVEPLTSVTVRRDGAIPGEFDNGMVFRPQEMLEGLRIDDPGLRRAFRDAHPELMQPDYWEGMQQALRDGKVPKVMNYPASRRLRR from the coding sequence ATGACCGCCACCATTTCCCACCCCCGCGCCCGGCCGCTCGGCGCCGCCGAGATCGAGCACGCCACGCGGATCGCCGAGCCGGATTTCGATCTGCTCGACGCGCTGTACCGCACCGACGATCCCGACGATCAGGCGCGCCTCTTGGCGCGCGTGGTGCTGTCGGCGTTCGACAATTATTACGCGGTGTCGCGCCGGATTCCGGCGCTGGCGCAGGCCGCGTTCGAGGCGCGCGACTGGCCGGTGACGGTACGGCTGTCGAAGATCCGGATCGGGCTGTACACCGCCTGCATCGACCAGCTCGTGCCGCTGCTGAAGGCCGGGCTGCCGGAGCTGACCACCGACGAACAACTCTGGCCGGCCGCAGAGGCCGAACTGCTGGCTGCGATCGAGGGCCGCTACGAGGCCGATTTCGCCTTTGCGTTCTGGCAGTCGCTGCGCCGCAAGCTGGTGAGCGACGAATGGCGGCCGGTGTCCTACGACGCCGGCGCCACCGCGCGGCGCACCATTTCAGCCGCCGCGGTGCTGAAGACCACCACCACCACGCTGCCGATCACCGCCGAGGTGATCGCCGGGATTCTCGACGACGCCGGCTTCAGCGTACCGTGGCGCGATCGCGACGGCGACGCCGCGCTCGCCGCGCAGGCAATCGAGACGGCACTGGAGCCGCTCAGCCCGCGGCCCGGCGAGCCGGTCAAGATCGAGATTGCCGACTCCGGTTTCTTCCGCAATCGCGGCGCCTGCCTGGTCGGCCGGATCAAGCTGCGCGACCGCGGCGACATGCCGATGCGCAGCCTGCCGCTGTTGATCGCGTTGCTGAACGAGAAGGACGGGCTGGTCGTCGACGCGGTGCTGACCGACAGCGACGAGCTGCAATATGCGTTCTCGTCGACGCTGGCGAACTACCACGCCACCAATCCGCGCTACCACGAACTGGCCCGGCTGCTCCACGAGCTGATGCCGAAGCGGCCGCTCGGCACGCAATATTCCTGCATCGGCTTCCATCACCTCGGCAAGGTCGCGGTGATGGCCGAGATCCTGGCCGAGCACCGCAAGACCAAGGAGAAGCTCGCCACCGCCCCCGGCTTCAAGGGCACGGTGGCGATCGCCTTCACGATGCCGTCGTCGGCCTACGTGCTGAAGATCATCCGCGACCATCCGACCGACGACTACAAATTCGATTACTTCGACGGCCTCGACGAGGTTCTTCGCAAGTACAATCTGGTGCACGAGATCGACCGCGCCGGCTCGATGCTCGACAACATCATTTATTCCAACGTCAAGCTCGACCGCGCGATGTTCGCACCCGATCTGCTCGACGAACTGCTGGAAGCCGGAATCGGCACGGTGACGCTGGATCGCGGCGCACTGGTGTTTCGGCATCTGATCGTCCAGATCAAGCTGACGCCGCTGCCGCTGTACCTGGCCAACGCGTCCGCGGCCGAAGCCCGCGCCGCGGTGATCAATCTCGGCGACTGCATCAAGAACAACGCCGCGGCCGACATCTTCAACAAGGATCTCGACGGCCGCAATTACGGCGTCAGCCGCATCCGCAAGGTGTATCTGTTCGACTACGACGCGGTCGAACCGCTGACCTCGGTCACGGTGCGGCGCGACGGCGCGATTCCCGGCGAGTTCGACAACGGCATGGTGTTCCGTCCGCAGGAGATGCTGGAGGGGCTGCGGATCGACGATCCCGGCCTGCGCCGCGCCTTCCGCGACGCGCACCCCGAGTTGATGCAGCCCGACTATTGGGAAGGGATGCAGCAAGCGCTACGCGACGGCAAGGTGCCGAAGGTGATGAATTATCCGGCGTCGCGGCGGCTGCGGCGGTAG